Proteins co-encoded in one Malus sylvestris chromosome 7, drMalSylv7.2, whole genome shotgun sequence genomic window:
- the LOC126628909 gene encoding RING-H2 finger protein ATL39-like yields MMGSVMNLITTVIGFGMSATFIVFVCTRIIFGRLRGRESRPMFEIESRVDLEQPEHQVSGLEQVVVSAIPTMKYDQEAFSSLEDAQCSICLGEYQEKEVLRIMPKCGHSFHLSCIDTWLRKQSTCPVCRLPLKESLGTKHVRSATFSVARSFDESEISTEHSQQWLLPGATEHSAGNISNQGHLDSAPGNPSEPTPSREPETRQ; encoded by the exons ATGATGGGTTCGGTTATGAACTTGATTACTACTGTGATAGGTTTTGGTATGAGTGCAACATTTATTGTGTTTGTTTGCACAAGAATCATCTTTGGGAGGCTGCGAGGTAGAGAATCGAGGCCTATGTTCGAGATTGAATCAAGGGTTGATCTTGAGCAG CCAGAGCATCAGGTTAGTGGCCTTGAACAAGTTGTGGTTTCTGCAATCCCTACGATGAAGTACGATCAAGAGGCTTTCAGTTCCTTAGAAGATGCACA GTGCTCAATCTGTTTGGGGGAGTACCAAGAGAAAGAAGTACTGCGAATCATGCCCAAATGTGGCCACAGTTTTCATCTGTCTTGCATCGATACATGGCTGAGGAAACAGTCTACTTGCCCAGTTTGCCGTTTACCATTAAAAGAATCCCTTGGAACAAAACATGTGAGGTCAGCAACGTTTAGCGTGGCTCGATCTTTTGACGAGTCTGAGATTTCAACCGAACATTCTCAGCAGTGGCTATTACCTGGCGCCACTGAGCATTCGGCTGGCAACATTAGCAACCAAGGGCATTTAGATTCTGCTCCAGGAAACCCTTCCGAACCGACCCCATCTAGAGAACCAGAAACAAGGCAATGA
- the LOC126628906 gene encoding protein-ribulosamine 3-kinase, chloroplastic isoform X2, which translates to MVAHVGLISLFSPCFPSPTRLPRLPSSKHRPFTTMAALCDDPVREWILSEGNATQITRISPVGGGCINRANRYDTDAGSFFVKTNRSIGPSMFEGEALGLGAMYETGSIRVPKPFKFGPLPTGGSYIIMEFIEFGSFRGNQSVLGRKLAEMHKAGKSEKGFGFEVDNTVGSTPQINTWSSDWIQFYGEHRLGYQLQLALDQYGDSTIYEKGQRLIKSMGSLFDNIAIEPCLLHGDLWSGNISADKNGEPVILDPACYYGHNEAEFGMSWCAGFGGSFYSSYFEDYCYNWDPSTHQNL; encoded by the exons ATGGTGGCACATGTGGGACTCATATCGCTCTTTTCTCCTTGCTTTCCTTCTCCGACTCGTCTTCCTCGTCTCCCCTCCTCCAAGCACAGACCTTTTACTACCA TGGCGGCACTGTGTGATGATCCGGTTCGTGAATGGATTCTCTCAGAAGGAAATGCAACACAGATAACAAGAATTAGTCCTGTAGGGGGCGGCTGCATCAATCGTGCTAATCGTTACGACACTGATGCTGGTTCTTTCTTTGTTAAAACAAACAG GAGCATTGGGCCATCGATGTTTGAGGGAGAGGCTCTTGGTTTAGGTGCCATGTATGAAACTGGGTCAATTCGTGTCCCTAAGCCATTCAAG TTCGGGCCCCTACCTACTGGTGGGTCTTACATCATTATGGAATTTATTGAATTTGGTTCATTTAGAGGTAATCAG TCTGTTCTAGGCAGGAAGCTTGCTGAAATGCATAAAGCTGGAAAATCTGAAaaaggttttggttttgaagttGACAACACTGTAGGCAG CACTCCACAGATAAACACTTGGTCATCAGATTGGATTCAGTTCTATGGGGAGCATAGACTGGGTTATCAGTTGCAGCTGGCATTAGACCAGTACGGTGATAGTACCATATATGAAAAAG GACAAAGATTGATTAAGAGTATGGGATCGCTCTTTGATAACATAGCAATAGAGCCATGTTTGTTACATGGGGACTTATGGAGCGGAAATATCAGCGCTGATAAGAATGGCGAGCCTGTTATACTTGATCCAGCATGTTACT ATGGACATAACGAGGCAGAATTTGGAATGTCGTGGTGTGCTGGCTTTGGAGGATCTTTCTACAGTTCCTATTTCGAG gactattgctacaattgggatccctcaactcatcaaaacttgTAG
- the LOC126628906 gene encoding protein-ribulosamine 3-kinase, chloroplastic isoform X1: MVAHVGLISLFSPCFPSPTRLPRLPSSKHRPFTTMAALCDDPVREWILSEGNATQITRISPVGGGCINRANRYDTDAGSFFVKTNRSIGPSMFEGEALGLGAMYETGSIRVPKPFKFGPLPTGGSYIIMEFIEFGSFRGNQSVLGRKLAEMHKAGKSEKGFGFEVDNTVGSTPQINTWSSDWIQFYGEHRLGYQLQLALDQYGDSTIYEKGQRLIKSMGSLFDNIAIEPCLLHGDLWSGNISADKNGEPVILDPACYYGHNEAEFGMSWCAGFGGSFYSSYFEVMPKQPGFDKRKELYLLYHYLNHYNLFGSGYRSSSMSIIDDYLRMLKA, encoded by the exons ATGGTGGCACATGTGGGACTCATATCGCTCTTTTCTCCTTGCTTTCCTTCTCCGACTCGTCTTCCTCGTCTCCCCTCCTCCAAGCACAGACCTTTTACTACCA TGGCGGCACTGTGTGATGATCCGGTTCGTGAATGGATTCTCTCAGAAGGAAATGCAACACAGATAACAAGAATTAGTCCTGTAGGGGGCGGCTGCATCAATCGTGCTAATCGTTACGACACTGATGCTGGTTCTTTCTTTGTTAAAACAAACAG GAGCATTGGGCCATCGATGTTTGAGGGAGAGGCTCTTGGTTTAGGTGCCATGTATGAAACTGGGTCAATTCGTGTCCCTAAGCCATTCAAG TTCGGGCCCCTACCTACTGGTGGGTCTTACATCATTATGGAATTTATTGAATTTGGTTCATTTAGAGGTAATCAG TCTGTTCTAGGCAGGAAGCTTGCTGAAATGCATAAAGCTGGAAAATCTGAAaaaggttttggttttgaagttGACAACACTGTAGGCAG CACTCCACAGATAAACACTTGGTCATCAGATTGGATTCAGTTCTATGGGGAGCATAGACTGGGTTATCAGTTGCAGCTGGCATTAGACCAGTACGGTGATAGTACCATATATGAAAAAG GACAAAGATTGATTAAGAGTATGGGATCGCTCTTTGATAACATAGCAATAGAGCCATGTTTGTTACATGGGGACTTATGGAGCGGAAATATCAGCGCTGATAAGAATGGCGAGCCTGTTATACTTGATCCAGCATGTTACT ATGGACATAACGAGGCAGAATTTGGAATGTCGTGGTGTGCTGGCTTTGGAGGATCTTTCTACAGTTCCTATTTCGAG GTGATGCCAAAACAACCAGGATTTGATAAGAGGAAGGAGTTATATCTGTTGTATCATTACTTGAATCATTATAACCTCTTTGGTTCGGGTTATCGTTCGTCTTCAATGTCTATAATAGACGATTATCTTCGGATGTTGAAAGCTTAG
- the LOC126628910 gene encoding uncharacterized protein LOC126628910 produces MESMAEADPEPPPPPFPPPPPPPPLSDLILSLEQATLMAKQLPCTADPTHLLHIHSSLHQAHLHLSNFLSTHKLPQPQRQNSLSSATGNEPMQVGDGDGDDDCDGFGEGDSRPTIDMVEEQMRDCFIKNKRPKRRLSPSAAALAEERRMNGDGFVGSVKGFDPHGSKERALELVYQFHG; encoded by the coding sequence ATGGAATCCATGGCAGAAGCAGACCCAGAACCACCGCCGCCACCattcccaccaccaccaccaccgccaccactgTCCGACCTTATCCTCTCCCTAGAACAAGCAACCCTTATGGCCAAACAGCTCCCTTGCACCGCCGACCCCACTCACCTCCTCCACATCCATTCCTCCCTCCACCAAGCCCACCTGCacctctccaattttctctccacacacaaattgccccaGCCCCAGCGGCAGAACTCCCTCTCCTCCGCCACCGGCAACGAGCCCATGCAAGTCGGCGATGGCGATGGCGACGATGATTGTGATGGCTTTGGAGAAGGGGATTCCAGGCCCACAATTGACATGGTTGAGGAGCAGATGAGGGATTGCTTCATCAAGAACAAGCGGCCCAAGAGGCGGCTTTCGCCTTCTGCGGCGGCCCTGGCGGAGGAGAGGCGGATGAACGGTGATGGGTTTGTGGGGAGTGTGAAGGGTTTTGATCCTCATGGCTCAAAGGAGAGGGCTTTGGAGCTTGTGTACCAGTTTCATGGCTGA
- the LOC126628903 gene encoding ribosomal RNA small subunit methyltransferase, chloroplastic-like isoform X3: MAPMNSAPLLLRQSLPPISSPTETLKPKTPLPVHNSTLGARTPAYSPCYIRVCTGKTTRGSGRGSRRNPDDYHATLTALNSKGRFPRKSLGQHYMLDSEINDELTAAADVGEGDVVLEIGPGTGSLTNTLISAGAVVLAIEKDSHMATLVSERFAQTDRLKVVANIPFNISTDVVKQLLPMGDIFSEVVLLLQEEAALRLVEPSLRTSEYRPISIFVNFFSDPEFIMKVPRTKFFPQPNVDAAVVKFKLKQPVDYPPVSSTKSFFSMVNSAFNGKRKMLRRSLQHICTPMEIENALGTVGRPATSRPEDQSRDDLVEFHNLHLQYHNIESIACSST, translated from the exons ATGGCACCCATGAACTCGGCACCTCTTCTTCTTCGGCAATCTCTCCCGCCAATATCATCCCCAACCGAAACTCTGAAACCGAAAACTCCACTGCCAGTGCACAATAGCACGCTCGGCGCACGAACACCTGCATATTCACCTTGTTATATAAGAGTTTGCACTGGTAAAACAACCAGAGGAAGTGGAAGAGGAAGCAGAAGAAACCCAGATGACTACCATGCCACTCTCACAGCTCTCAATTCCAAAGGCCGATTTCCCAGAAAATCCCTCGGCCAG CATTATATGTTGGACTCTGAGATCAACGATGAGCTCACTGCTGCGGCCGATGTTGGGGAAGGTGATGTGGTGTTAGAAATTGGGCCGGGAACAGGTTCTTTGACTAATACTCTTATTAGTGCTGGTGCAGTTGTGCTCGCAATCGAAAAG GATTCACACATGGCTACTCTTGTGAGTGAAAGATTTGCGCAGACTGACCGGTTGAAG GTAGTCGCTAATATACCCTTTAATATAAGTACAGATGTTGTCAAACAACTTCTCCCAATGGGGGACATCTTTTCTGAAGTTGTTCTCTTACTCCAG GAGGAGGCAGCTTTGCGCTTGGTGGAACCATCTTTGCGGACATCCGAGTACCGGCCCATCAGTATCTTCGTCAATTTCTTTTCAG ATCCTGAATTCATAATGAAGGTCCCAAGGACAAAATTTTTTCCTCAGCCTAAT GTTGATGCTGCCGTTGTTAAATTTAAACTGAAGCAACCTGTAGACTACCCCCCAGTTTCCTCTACTAAAAGCTTCTTCTCAATG GTCAATTCTGCTTTTAATGGGAAACGAAAGATGTTGCGGAGATCACTCCAGCACATATGCACTCCCATGGAGATTGAAAATGCTTTGGGAACGGTTGGTCGTCCAGCCACG TCAAGACCAGAAGATCAATCCAGGGATGATCTTGTGGAGTTTCACAATTTGCATTTACAGTATCACAATATAGAGAGCATAGCCTGTTCTAGCACATGA
- the LOC126628903 gene encoding ribosomal RNA small subunit methyltransferase, chloroplastic-like isoform X1, which yields MAPMNSAPLLLRQSLPPISSPTETLKPKTPLPVHNSTLGARTPAYSPCYIRVCTGKTTRGSGRGSRRNPDDYHATLTALNSKGRFPRKSLGQHYMLDSEINDELTAAADVGEGDVVLEIGPGTGSLTNTLISAGAVVLAIEKDSHMATLVSERFAQTDRLKVLNEDFVKCHIHSHMSSLLGSIEPSGPNSRLAKVVANIPFNISTDVVKQLLPMGDIFSEVVLLLQEEAALRLVEPSLRTSEYRPISIFVNFFSDPEFIMKVPRTKFFPQPNVDAAVVKFKLKQPVDYPPVSSTKSFFSMVNSAFNGKRKMLRRSLQHICTPMEIENALGTVGRPATSRPEDQSRDDLVEFHNLHLQYHNIESIACSST from the exons ATGGCACCCATGAACTCGGCACCTCTTCTTCTTCGGCAATCTCTCCCGCCAATATCATCCCCAACCGAAACTCTGAAACCGAAAACTCCACTGCCAGTGCACAATAGCACGCTCGGCGCACGAACACCTGCATATTCACCTTGTTATATAAGAGTTTGCACTGGTAAAACAACCAGAGGAAGTGGAAGAGGAAGCAGAAGAAACCCAGATGACTACCATGCCACTCTCACAGCTCTCAATTCCAAAGGCCGATTTCCCAGAAAATCCCTCGGCCAG CATTATATGTTGGACTCTGAGATCAACGATGAGCTCACTGCTGCGGCCGATGTTGGGGAAGGTGATGTGGTGTTAGAAATTGGGCCGGGAACAGGTTCTTTGACTAATACTCTTATTAGTGCTGGTGCAGTTGTGCTCGCAATCGAAAAG GATTCACACATGGCTACTCTTGTGAGTGAAAGATTTGCGCAGACTGACCGGTTGAAG GTTTTGAATGAGGACTTTGTAAAATGCCACATTCACTCACATATGTCGTCCTTATTGGGAAGTATAGAGCCATCTGGTCCAAATTCAAGACTTGCAAAA GTAGTCGCTAATATACCCTTTAATATAAGTACAGATGTTGTCAAACAACTTCTCCCAATGGGGGACATCTTTTCTGAAGTTGTTCTCTTACTCCAG GAGGAGGCAGCTTTGCGCTTGGTGGAACCATCTTTGCGGACATCCGAGTACCGGCCCATCAGTATCTTCGTCAATTTCTTTTCAG ATCCTGAATTCATAATGAAGGTCCCAAGGACAAAATTTTTTCCTCAGCCTAAT GTTGATGCTGCCGTTGTTAAATTTAAACTGAAGCAACCTGTAGACTACCCCCCAGTTTCCTCTACTAAAAGCTTCTTCTCAATG GTCAATTCTGCTTTTAATGGGAAACGAAAGATGTTGCGGAGATCACTCCAGCACATATGCACTCCCATGGAGATTGAAAATGCTTTGGGAACGGTTGGTCGTCCAGCCACG TCAAGACCAGAAGATCAATCCAGGGATGATCTTGTGGAGTTTCACAATTTGCATTTACAGTATCACAATATAGAGAGCATAGCCTGTTCTAGCACATGA
- the LOC126628903 gene encoding ribosomal RNA small subunit methyltransferase, chloroplastic-like isoform X2: MAPMNSAPLLLRQSLPPISSPTETLKPKTPLPVHNSTLGARTPAYSPCYIRVCTGKTTRGSGRGSRRNPDDYHATLTALNSKGRFPRKSLGQHYMLDSEINDELTAAADVGEGDVVLEIGPGTGSLTNTLISAGAVVLAIEKDSHMATLVSERFAQTDRLKVLNEDFVKCHIHSHMSSLLGSIEPSGPNSRLAKVVANIPFNISTDVVKQLLPMGDIFSEVVLLLQEEAALRLVEPSLRTSEYRPISIFVNFFSDPEFIMKVPRTKFFPQPNVDAAVVKFKLKQPVDYPPVSSTKSFFSMVNSAFNGKRKMLRRSLQHICTPMEIENALGTVGRPATSRPEELSTDDFVKLHNLITKQ; the protein is encoded by the exons ATGGCACCCATGAACTCGGCACCTCTTCTTCTTCGGCAATCTCTCCCGCCAATATCATCCCCAACCGAAACTCTGAAACCGAAAACTCCACTGCCAGTGCACAATAGCACGCTCGGCGCACGAACACCTGCATATTCACCTTGTTATATAAGAGTTTGCACTGGTAAAACAACCAGAGGAAGTGGAAGAGGAAGCAGAAGAAACCCAGATGACTACCATGCCACTCTCACAGCTCTCAATTCCAAAGGCCGATTTCCCAGAAAATCCCTCGGCCAG CATTATATGTTGGACTCTGAGATCAACGATGAGCTCACTGCTGCGGCCGATGTTGGGGAAGGTGATGTGGTGTTAGAAATTGGGCCGGGAACAGGTTCTTTGACTAATACTCTTATTAGTGCTGGTGCAGTTGTGCTCGCAATCGAAAAG GATTCACACATGGCTACTCTTGTGAGTGAAAGATTTGCGCAGACTGACCGGTTGAAG GTTTTGAATGAGGACTTTGTAAAATGCCACATTCACTCACATATGTCGTCCTTATTGGGAAGTATAGAGCCATCTGGTCCAAATTCAAGACTTGCAAAA GTAGTCGCTAATATACCCTTTAATATAAGTACAGATGTTGTCAAACAACTTCTCCCAATGGGGGACATCTTTTCTGAAGTTGTTCTCTTACTCCAG GAGGAGGCAGCTTTGCGCTTGGTGGAACCATCTTTGCGGACATCCGAGTACCGGCCCATCAGTATCTTCGTCAATTTCTTTTCAG ATCCTGAATTCATAATGAAGGTCCCAAGGACAAAATTTTTTCCTCAGCCTAAT GTTGATGCTGCCGTTGTTAAATTTAAACTGAAGCAACCTGTAGACTACCCCCCAGTTTCCTCTACTAAAAGCTTCTTCTCAATG GTCAATTCTGCTTTTAATGGGAAACGAAAGATGTTGCGGAGATCACTCCAGCACATATGCACTCCCATGGAGATTGAAAATGCTTTGGGAACGGTTGGTCGTCCAGCCACG TCAAGACCAGAGGAGCTATCCACGGATGATTTTGTGAAGTTGCACAATTTGATCACGAAACAATAA